Proteins from one Mucilaginibacter jinjuensis genomic window:
- a CDS encoding helix-turn-helix domain-containing protein, whose product MGISAVLHQRREKLELQDSFIPKYLPNITFYLKVNKFVDQYFSQILELGYMTRKQVEFRIKFGLRIKQLREREKLAQNELAAKLGEGKDKQTINRYETQGANPSAYQIVELATALKVDVEEMFDFSTVNPKEVELLVKKDQERRK is encoded by the coding sequence ATGGGCATATCTGCTGTCCTGCATCAACGGCGTGAGAAATTGGAGTTGCAAGACTCTTTTATACCTAAATATTTACCAAATATAACTTTTTATTTAAAAGTAAACAAATTTGTTGACCAGTATTTTTCGCAGATTCTTGAGCTTGGCTACATGACCCGAAAGCAGGTTGAGTTTAGAATTAAGTTTGGTTTAAGAATTAAACAGCTTAGAGAGCGTGAGAAACTTGCGCAAAATGAGCTCGCTGCCAAACTTGGAGAAGGGAAAGATAAGCAGACCATAAATCGTTATGAAACGCAAGGCGCCAATCCGAGTGCATATCAGATAGTGGAATTAGCGACGGCGTTAAAAGTAGACGTTGAAGAAATGTTCGATTTTTCCACCGTAAATCCCAAAGAAGTAGAACTACTGGTGAAAAAAGATCAGGAACGGCGCAAGTAG
- a CDS encoding P-loop NTPase fold protein, whose product MTTPDLHYHQREAIAKIMEQIEHGNKRVAIAMVPGSGVSAVIIGLVSEYLKLKKDKELSNVLVLTQSTAEQQMMANTLQKTPFPWEIRLTYNSGRQENDEVTILPLKSITNISDPRAAAYLGGNLPELILITGIRPANPSLDKFLMRFEDAVQIAVTSMPESGERFGDPVFTYSLKTALKDGFSLKPYAVKRMELSLNDGSRLLPDFELWGADMAANRDYLSAAVKIFLEENREQKAIIYCPTVSFSKLIAEIINSRAGGRQYALTADSSLFPRQRQEALNIFKSNPERPLVLCLVNPVPDFGSLSLVRTVAIFRKIKSVGLLQDMLVPGLRPYQGKEQLQVLDFAGLEDLFRVLDENDVPATPEPEKIIPSDDYFRKADIRFRDKKNIEGVMGVGELAEELAEIIKIMPPEQGSMIGIFGKWGRGKTFLLEQTWEKLKADETFIKVDFHAWKYQDTPATWAYLYECISGVYFNPEENCKLLNWIIRARRIFFLNIKRKGIWPIFKFLAILSAGLFAAVLSKELSGLGRVQLQPYFSAFGLSVSVFTTLYALFTTAKKDYSAKAKDLFLKYSAKHSFKEHLGVQAEIQKETLTLLKCWIPKKLSGKRKIILFVEDIDRCSESKVIQIIDSLRVLLEDTEIAKRVIVVAAVDERMLKLAIRMKYHSLISVDKKEADHAAMLTKMTNEYIDKLFISGLKLGELSMADSDEFLIALTKPDRVDGALPALSELFIREREREYSRLSQRALHANMEWDIIDAETNYEDYDIYEEPDYATEYLENSEDEESISKSITERELSSANPDLNSLTNEEADILRVCITRYKGATPRQIRIFYYRYLIAKNLLIRHYKKLGRTSVWQKKSHSRILATLIVSYTIHEDEDIIVKHLAESVDSVLEQQSVQLMKDTVISRLDYQQLLRVLAIVIAY is encoded by the coding sequence ATGACTACACCTGACCTGCATTATCACCAGAGAGAAGCAATCGCAAAAATCATGGAACAGATTGAACATGGCAATAAGCGCGTTGCTATTGCAATGGTTCCTGGTTCCGGAGTAAGTGCCGTAATAATTGGTCTTGTCTCAGAATATTTAAAATTAAAAAAAGATAAGGAGCTCTCAAATGTGCTGGTATTAACGCAAAGTACAGCAGAGCAGCAAATGATGGCCAATACCCTGCAGAAAACGCCCTTTCCGTGGGAAATTCGTTTAACGTACAATAGCGGCAGGCAGGAAAATGATGAAGTAACAATCTTGCCGCTTAAATCAATTACAAATATAAGCGATCCACGGGCCGCCGCTTACTTGGGGGGAAACCTTCCGGAGCTTATACTGATTACAGGTATCAGACCGGCCAATCCGTCACTTGATAAATTTTTGATGCGTTTTGAAGATGCTGTCCAAATCGCGGTCACCAGCATGCCTGAATCCGGGGAACGGTTTGGCGACCCTGTATTTACTTATTCGTTAAAGACTGCTTTGAAAGATGGTTTTTCACTAAAACCATATGCGGTTAAGCGGATGGAACTGTCGTTAAATGACGGGAGCAGATTATTGCCGGATTTTGAATTGTGGGGGGCCGATATGGCAGCTAACCGGGATTACCTTAGCGCTGCAGTCAAAATATTTCTTGAAGAAAATAGAGAACAAAAGGCCATTATTTATTGCCCGACAGTTTCTTTTTCGAAACTGATAGCTGAAATCATAAATAGCCGGGCCGGGGGACGCCAATATGCACTGACAGCAGATTCTTCCCTTTTTCCAAGGCAACGGCAAGAAGCATTAAATATATTTAAATCAAATCCTGAAAGACCTTTGGTATTATGTCTTGTAAATCCCGTGCCTGACTTTGGAAGCCTTTCGCTGGTCCGTACAGTTGCAATTTTCCGGAAAATTAAAAGCGTCGGTTTGCTGCAGGATATGCTGGTTCCGGGGCTCAGGCCATATCAGGGAAAAGAACAGTTACAGGTATTAGACTTTGCAGGCCTGGAGGATTTATTCCGTGTGCTGGATGAAAATGACGTTCCGGCTACGCCCGAACCGGAAAAAATAATACCGTCAGATGATTATTTCCGTAAGGCAGATATCCGGTTCAGGGATAAAAAAAATATAGAAGGCGTAATGGGCGTCGGTGAACTGGCAGAGGAACTGGCCGAAATTATAAAAATCATGCCTCCGGAACAGGGCAGTATGATCGGCATTTTCGGAAAGTGGGGAAGAGGTAAGACTTTTTTACTGGAACAGACGTGGGAAAAGCTTAAGGCCGACGAAACCTTTATAAAAGTTGACTTTCACGCATGGAAATACCAGGATACGCCGGCAACGTGGGCATATCTATACGAATGTATTTCCGGGGTGTATTTCAATCCTGAGGAAAACTGTAAATTATTGAATTGGATAATCCGCGCACGGCGGATCTTTTTTCTAAACATTAAGCGTAAAGGAATCTGGCCGATTTTTAAATTTCTGGCAATTCTTTCAGCAGGTTTATTTGCCGCAGTGTTAAGCAAAGAATTATCTGGGTTAGGCCGTGTTCAGCTGCAGCCCTACTTTAGTGCATTTGGTTTATCGGTTTCAGTTTTTACAACGTTATATGCGTTATTTACGACTGCAAAAAAGGACTATAGTGCCAAAGCTAAAGATCTTTTTCTCAAATATTCTGCAAAACACTCGTTTAAGGAACATCTCGGGGTTCAGGCCGAAATACAAAAGGAAACACTTACTTTACTGAAATGCTGGATTCCAAAAAAACTATCAGGAAAGCGTAAAATTATTTTGTTTGTAGAGGATATTGACCGTTGCAGTGAGTCAAAAGTTATACAAATTATTGATTCATTGCGGGTATTACTTGAAGATACCGAAATCGCCAAAAGGGTCATTGTGGTGGCAGCTGTCGACGAACGGATGTTAAAGCTGGCCATCCGGATGAAATATCATTCTTTAATTTCAGTAGACAAAAAGGAAGCGGACCATGCGGCAATGCTGACGAAGATGACAAATGAATATATTGATAAATTGTTCATCTCGGGCTTGAAACTTGGTGAACTGTCCATGGCCGATTCGGATGAATTTCTGATCGCTCTGACGAAGCCGGACAGGGTAGACGGTGCGCTGCCTGCACTGTCAGAATTATTTATAAGGGAGCGGGAGCGAGAGTATTCCAGACTGTCGCAACGTGCTCTTCATGCCAATATGGAATGGGATATCATTGATGCTGAAACGAATTATGAAGACTATGACATATATGAAGAGCCGGACTACGCTACCGAATATCTTGAAAATTCGGAAGACGAAGAGAGCATATCAAAGAGCATTACAGAGAGAGAGCTGTCCTCGGCGAATCCGGATTTGAATTCCCTGACGAATGAAGAAGCCGATATTTTACGGGTTTGCATTACGAGATATAAAGGCGCGACACCAAGGCAAATCCGGATATTTTATTACCGCTATCTCATCGCTAAAAATTTATTGATCCGGCATTACAAAAAACTTGGCCGGACGAGCGTATGGCAAAAGAAATCGCACAGTAGAATTCTGGCGACACTAATTGTGAGTTATACAATTCATGAAGATGAGGATATCATAGTAAAACATTTGGCGGAATCTGTAGACAGTGTGCTCGAACAGCAATCAGTCCAGTTAATGAAAGACACTGTAATCAGCCGGTTGGATTATCAGCAATTGTTACGGGTACTTGCTATCGTTATTGCATACTAA